A window of Etheostoma spectabile isolate EspeVRDwgs_2016 unplaced genomic scaffold, UIUC_Espe_1.0 scaffold00569763, whole genome shotgun sequence contains these coding sequences:
- the LOC116685313 gene encoding microphthalmia-associated transcription factor-like: MPRRPSEHLGLASPPRTALTPNLMDMYGNQSRSQQGLPISNSCPANIKREYSVSQSPAIMYMMDKSGCCGKFDNYPRPEGFPVAEVRAMAKERQKKDDHHLIERRRRFNINDRIKELVPFIPKSNDPSSKTSTEAISSGSSGSSLRLPGISELEMQPRAHGLVITSSALSSAELAARSIKQETPLEDCRQDLTTRHYSSNGKPSSKLNDILMEDTLSPRLETGADQIPHSTHLATSSLPTSSHGLSPPTSDNNSSIRSVEKLGTLCPRL; the protein is encoded by the exons ATGCCTCGTCGACCTTCAGAACATCTGGGTCTGGCAAGTCCCCCCCGCACTGCGCTTACTCCTAACCTCATGGACATGTATGGTAATCAGAGTAGATCCCAGCAAGGTCTACCCATCAGCAACTCCTGCCCTGCCAACATCAAAAGGGAATACTCTG TTTCACAATCCCCAGCCATCATGTATATGATGGATAAGTCTGGTTGCTGTGGCAAATTTGACAACTATCCAAGGCCTGAAGGGTTCCCTGTGG cagAGGTAAGAGCAATGGCAAAGGAAAGGCAGAAGAAGGATGACCATCATTTGA ttgaGAGAAGACGACGGTTTAACATTAATGATCGAATTAAGGAATTGGTCCCTTTTATTCCTAAGTCCAATGACCC TTCTAGTAAAACTTCCACCGAAGCCATTTCATCAGGCAGCTCGGGGTCATCCTTACGACTGCCTGGGATCTCA GAGCTGGAGATGCAGCCGCGGGCTCACGGTCTGGTCATCACGTCTTCAGCACTCTCCTCTGCTGAACTTGCAGCCCGGTCCATTAAGCAGGAGACGCCTCTGGAGGACTGTCGCCAGGACCT AACCACTCGGCACTACAGCAGTAACGGGAAGCCAAGCTCCAAACTCAACGACATCCTCATGGAAGACACCTTATCACCG AGGCTAGAAACAGGAGCAGACCAGATCCCACACAGCACCCACCTCGCTACAAGCTCTCTCCctacaagcagccacggcctctccccacctacatctgacaATAACAGCAGCATCAG